A stretch of the Natrinema pellirubrum DSM 15624 genome encodes the following:
- a CDS encoding TraM recognition domain-containing protein, producing MFDRFFGRDDADQDATSEGTSESDDTPREARSDESFEGDAGRMTGTSPGPQSLLGETYDITEQETDYVGSKPVVTETLNEGTVAGSHVREMLESGVDTAPSPLWIGYDEDAQRGFREAPLRFESLFRHIWITGTTGYGKTTELLNMMVQWAYSGYGFVYFDPKGRDSRELLRMLPEDRLKDVVWIEPGSSEHDKTVGLNFLEVPDCETEEERENEIENRIENLKAIFDTDEYWGINMESITESMGRAMMQSDQPFSVIDMYFTLLHAERREEFAYDVEDPYVREFCFEIARMDDETIRPLLKRIKSWVENSVIRRIISHRESTIDFRDIIDNDRIVIVRTPVENTDIKKMVTLGVMRNLWSAIQQRSYEHDTDPDPYFVLCDEFDDIASENLDIESMLARARSMRLSVTLSSQYPSQFGEDTRKAMQNNCDNLIAFSVNDVDDAQLLMKRFRDYTAEDLISTDQYQAWTKLPLEGGRYSEPVLLRTFPPYPPLRSSDAVDDIIEASLDRYGTDPLTDAEIMQNLIYSDANEAADPTKILAETMADAIRAVQIRADVREANGWVDVTAVDEELATRLENAHSDIDYADDDLPEVRNASRLIDVELQDGDVVTRLSEAGEAEVQPETGDVESAGGSDHDAVLVETERGLTERGFSVDILEQDGSEQPDAIATHPDHDVVFNIEAETTTPDRPAKVLQNLKRAHDADRIPIFVVRPGDPETEWASRVENILSVPLRERADGTEQFYNCDEVVTFGGGATAHGGVTAVRPCTSDTNRTVWRRKSGERVLSDGETEFARVPDDGPLSKDDVPAYYSHDRESGQYTVHQPGETRTYESSEEFEAEWTPIKRPFLPDVDLPDAEYSRDSYLVLILPKDGSPTLFQQGDTHELPASPDNDELWPDDPTGEHSQTPDSGEAAESAPSAGSGSSVAEGVEIEPDGDGIEAFAAMYIREADGAQVPKATLFQAYSKWTDQHDIDGTNASWFGRKLSNVIEYEDDRVRDGDDLVTVYSGIDLTTDGLQLLE from the coding sequence GTGTTTGATCGCTTCTTCGGTCGCGACGACGCCGACCAGGACGCTACGTCGGAAGGCACGTCAGAGAGCGACGACACGCCACGTGAAGCGAGGTCCGACGAGAGCTTCGAGGGTGACGCAGGTCGGATGACTGGGACCAGTCCGGGTCCACAGTCGCTGCTTGGCGAAACGTACGATATCACCGAACAGGAGACGGACTACGTCGGGAGCAAGCCAGTCGTCACTGAGACGCTGAACGAGGGCACCGTCGCCGGATCACACGTCCGCGAGATGCTAGAATCGGGTGTCGATACAGCTCCATCGCCGCTGTGGATTGGGTACGACGAGGACGCCCAACGAGGGTTCCGCGAAGCCCCGCTCCGCTTCGAGTCTCTCTTCCGGCACATCTGGATTACGGGAACCACCGGCTACGGGAAGACCACAGAGTTGCTGAACATGATGGTCCAGTGGGCGTATTCAGGGTATGGATTCGTATACTTCGACCCGAAAGGCCGCGACTCACGCGAACTCCTGCGGATGCTGCCCGAAGACCGGCTCAAAGACGTCGTCTGGATCGAACCTGGTTCATCCGAGCACGACAAGACGGTCGGGCTGAACTTCCTCGAAGTCCCCGACTGCGAGACTGAAGAGGAGCGTGAGAACGAGATCGAGAATCGCATCGAGAACCTGAAAGCGATCTTCGATACGGACGAGTACTGGGGGATCAACATGGAGTCGATCACCGAGTCGATGGGCCGGGCGATGATGCAGTCCGACCAGCCGTTCTCGGTGATCGATATGTACTTCACCCTGTTGCACGCCGAGCGCCGCGAAGAGTTCGCCTACGACGTCGAGGATCCCTACGTCAGGGAATTCTGTTTCGAAATCGCGCGGATGGACGACGAGACGATCCGCCCGCTGCTCAAACGCATCAAGTCGTGGGTCGAAAACTCGGTCATCCGGCGGATCATCTCCCACCGCGAGAGCACCATTGACTTCCGTGACATCATCGACAACGATCGGATCGTCATCGTCCGGACGCCCGTCGAGAACACAGACATCAAGAAGATGGTCACGCTCGGCGTGATGCGGAACCTCTGGAGTGCCATCCAACAACGCTCCTACGAGCACGATACCGATCCAGATCCCTACTTCGTGCTCTGTGACGAGTTCGACGACATCGCGAGCGAAAACCTCGATATCGAGTCGATGCTCGCCCGCGCCCGATCGATGCGTCTCTCCGTGACCTTGTCCTCTCAGTATCCCTCGCAGTTCGGCGAGGACACGCGGAAGGCGATGCAGAACAACTGCGACAACCTCATCGCCTTCTCCGTGAACGACGTCGACGACGCCCAGCTCTTGATGAAGCGATTCCGCGACTACACTGCCGAAGACCTCATCTCGACCGATCAGTACCAGGCCTGGACGAAACTCCCACTAGAGGGCGGTCGGTACTCCGAACCTGTCCTCCTCCGGACGTTCCCACCGTATCCCCCACTACGGTCATCGGATGCAGTCGACGATATCATCGAGGCGAGTTTGGACCGGTATGGAACCGACCCGTTGACCGACGCGGAGATTATGCAGAATCTCATCTACAGCGACGCCAACGAAGCAGCGGACCCGACGAAAATCCTGGCCGAGACGATGGCTGACGCGATTCGCGCCGTCCAAATCCGAGCGGACGTCCGCGAGGCAAATGGCTGGGTGGACGTCACGGCTGTCGACGAGGAACTGGCGACGCGCCTTGAGAACGCTCATTCCGACATCGACTACGCGGACGATGACCTACCAGAGGTCCGTAACGCGTCGCGGTTGATCGACGTCGAGTTGCAGGATGGTGATGTCGTGACGCGACTGTCCGAGGCCGGCGAAGCAGAAGTGCAACCTGAAACGGGCGACGTCGAGTCGGCAGGCGGGTCTGACCACGATGCAGTGCTCGTGGAGACCGAGCGGGGCCTCACCGAGCGCGGGTTTAGCGTCGATATCCTCGAACAAGACGGCAGCGAGCAACCCGACGCCATCGCGACGCACCCAGATCACGACGTCGTGTTCAACATCGAGGCCGAGACGACGACACCGGATCGGCCCGCGAAAGTCTTGCAGAACCTCAAACGAGCGCACGACGCAGATCGCATCCCGATTTTCGTCGTTCGCCCAGGTGACCCCGAAACAGAGTGGGCATCACGCGTCGAGAACATTCTCTCGGTACCGTTGCGAGAGCGAGCGGACGGCACCGAACAGTTCTACAACTGCGACGAGGTCGTGACCTTCGGCGGTGGTGCAACAGCCCACGGTGGCGTCACCGCCGTTCGACCCTGTACGTCCGACACGAATCGGACAGTCTGGAGACGCAAGAGCGGTGAACGCGTACTGTCGGACGGTGAGACGGAGTTCGCCCGCGTTCCGGATGATGGACCGCTCTCGAAAGATGACGTGCCAGCCTACTACAGTCACGACCGCGAATCCGGCCAGTATACCGTCCATCAACCCGGCGAAACGCGGACGTACGAGTCAAGCGAGGAGTTCGAGGCGGAGTGGACACCGATCAAACGGCCGTTCCTCCCTGACGTCGACCTGCCAGACGCGGAGTATTCGCGCGACAGCTACCTCGTGCTGATACTGCCAAAAGACGGCAGTCCCACACTCTTCCAGCAGGGTGACACACACGAACTGCCTGCATCACCGGACAACGACGAGCTATGGCCTGACGACCCTACCGGTGAGCACAGTCAGACTCCAGACTCGGGGGAGGCTGCGGAGTCGGCCCCGTCGGCTGGATCAGGTTCATCAGTAGCGGAGGGAGTGGAAATCGAGCCAGATGGTGACGGCATCGAGGCGTTCGCGGCGATGTACATCAGAGAGGCTGATGGAGCGCAGGTTCCGAAGGCGACCCTGTTTCAAGCGTACTCGAAGTGGACTGACCAGCACGACATCGATGGGACAAACGCGAGCTGGTTCGGTCGGAAGCTTTCGAACGTCATCGAGTATGAGGATGACCGTGTCAGAGACGGCGACGATTTGGTGACGGTCTACTCTGGTATCGATCTGACCACAGACGGATTACAGCTCCTTGAATGA
- a CDS encoding VirB4 family type IV secretion system protein, with amino-acid sequence MSTNTDDQEYSARRIHQSLGGTTAFFQGYTIGEIMLFVGVAFVTLVGAALVPAALTIPVLGFGIMLGLVLGVLHKVKPSYLWLTEWLAARLGWAVKNKEYTHGEDNSEVRYLTRVGQVFPHAIERSDGALVGAMKIEPANMALEDDEAWAKAVDSLSEFVNATIDFPVKFYITSREVDQDDSVRDHQRRLGDADVRSRPVLKRLLDEYITTNTDQNGDIDSESTTIREYYIITAVRDADVEQLDETGDSVLAYLADIPVVGRVFGRFQSDGLSKAERDRLKEDKLESRLGQIRRGGSSLYRCSVSPVDAYDLTRVTKEYWTGRTEEYGDITDAIGTFPVVAHGISDDVPSTPDPDDVVDAMDDLDSGDSKASETEIADQDRLGDTSTLHQSVIAPSTVDWETTYAVINDDTYVRTFWIEQFPEEPADGMFERLLLETELQTDISIHLDPFDTQSAEDMMADWISDLKVNQHDANSLKAEDLQDDIDRGKFMRSLVRANKASFYRGGVFIRLSAESKQELDNQTTRLRSIVKDAPANCTLKVANRWQEKGLATVSPLGANELGRDRMSTLTNQAIGAMFPFSSNYMMMDEGVEYGYHGHNGSPVQINPWNLETGHSELVVGMPGAGKTFGDIMRHLRMMKRQQDTMLVMIDPVGGFRGIADALDAKTITVGGDTHLNPLEIRETPQEVLNAEDGISPLSAKKDEVYAVLENFLTARDIDLGTETGVLSYVIDEAYRQAGVVEDDISTHTPENSPTMTDVHRILADVAENPDEHNIAASESARERAAEYADELAIAFQPFREGGSYDNLAERSEVNILEGDNKVVYIDLGQIEGSASGIDRQTFLMQLLLSTVYQQAKKTDRNVELAIDEAHYLFEDQANLDFLETAFRHQRHAGLRMVLLSQTAQEFYETDQAEKILGMCPIKVFHKLPDLDDETADKIGLTREQRQYVRGADAGKEDLGYSQALVCVEEHGTYPLHVVADPFEKRVIDYEPADKEFIQQAISDESEELVDFEAFVENEARMNALTSRYDLCEDEATRILDDGFTEDEIVEAVVANARRNGTEETSALADGGEDASQSEEEASDDD; translated from the coding sequence ATGAGTACGAACACTGACGACCAGGAGTACAGCGCCCGACGGATCCATCAGTCACTCGGCGGCACGACAGCGTTCTTCCAGGGGTACACGATTGGCGAGATCATGCTGTTCGTCGGCGTGGCGTTCGTCACGCTCGTCGGTGCAGCACTCGTCCCGGCCGCACTCACCATTCCCGTTCTCGGGTTCGGCATCATGCTCGGCCTCGTCCTCGGAGTGCTCCACAAAGTGAAGCCCTCCTACCTGTGGCTCACCGAGTGGCTAGCCGCACGGCTCGGCTGGGCAGTCAAGAACAAAGAGTACACGCACGGCGAGGACAATAGCGAGGTCCGCTATCTAACTCGCGTTGGGCAGGTCTTCCCGCATGCCATCGAGCGGTCAGACGGCGCGCTTGTCGGTGCGATGAAGATCGAGCCGGCGAACATGGCCCTCGAGGATGACGAGGCGTGGGCGAAAGCCGTGGACTCGCTCTCCGAGTTCGTCAACGCGACCATCGACTTCCCCGTGAAGTTCTATATCACTAGCCGGGAGGTCGACCAGGACGACAGCGTCCGCGACCACCAGCGTCGCCTCGGTGACGCCGACGTCCGCTCACGGCCCGTCCTCAAGCGACTGCTCGACGAGTACATCACCACCAACACCGACCAGAACGGCGATATCGACTCCGAGAGCACGACCATCCGCGAATACTACATTATCACCGCCGTTCGCGACGCCGACGTCGAACAGCTCGACGAAACCGGCGACAGCGTACTCGCCTACCTCGCCGACATCCCTGTCGTGGGGCGCGTGTTTGGCCGCTTCCAGTCTGATGGTCTCTCCAAGGCCGAACGTGACCGACTCAAGGAAGACAAGTTAGAATCCCGCCTCGGCCAGATTCGCCGCGGTGGGTCCTCGCTGTACCGCTGCTCAGTCAGTCCGGTCGACGCCTACGACCTCACCCGTGTGACCAAAGAGTACTGGACGGGACGGACTGAGGAGTATGGCGACATCACTGACGCAATCGGCACGTTCCCAGTCGTCGCCCACGGCATTAGCGACGACGTACCGTCGACGCCCGATCCAGACGATGTCGTCGATGCGATGGACGACCTCGATAGTGGAGACAGTAAGGCATCAGAAACGGAGATCGCTGATCAGGACCGCCTCGGCGACACGTCGACGCTACATCAATCGGTGATCGCGCCGTCGACGGTCGACTGGGAGACGACCTACGCCGTCATCAACGACGACACGTATGTTCGGACGTTCTGGATCGAACAGTTCCCAGAAGAGCCTGCCGACGGGATGTTCGAGCGCCTTCTATTGGAGACTGAGCTACAGACGGACATCAGCATCCATCTCGACCCATTCGACACCCAATCGGCCGAGGACATGATGGCCGACTGGATTTCGGATCTGAAGGTCAACCAGCACGACGCCAACAGTCTCAAAGCCGAGGACCTCCAGGACGATATCGACCGTGGGAAATTCATGCGGTCACTCGTCCGTGCGAACAAGGCGTCGTTCTACCGTGGCGGCGTCTTCATCCGACTATCCGCCGAGAGCAAGCAGGAACTCGATAACCAGACGACAAGGCTACGCTCGATCGTCAAGGACGCCCCGGCGAACTGCACACTCAAAGTCGCGAACCGCTGGCAGGAGAAAGGGCTTGCAACTGTCTCGCCCCTCGGTGCGAACGAACTCGGTCGCGACCGGATGTCGACGCTGACGAATCAAGCCATCGGGGCGATGTTCCCGTTCTCGTCGAACTACATGATGATGGACGAGGGTGTCGAGTACGGCTACCACGGCCACAACGGCTCACCCGTCCAGATCAACCCGTGGAACCTCGAAACCGGCCACAGCGAACTCGTCGTCGGAATGCCCGGCGCCGGGAAGACGTTCGGTGACATCATGCGTCACCTGCGGATGATGAAACGCCAGCAGGATACGATGCTCGTGATGATCGACCCAGTCGGAGGGTTCAGAGGCATCGCCGACGCCCTGGACGCGAAGACGATCACGGTGGGTGGCGACACACATCTGAATCCCCTGGAGATCCGTGAGACGCCACAGGAAGTCCTCAACGCCGAGGACGGCATCTCCCCACTGTCCGCGAAGAAAGACGAAGTCTACGCCGTCCTCGAAAATTTCCTGACCGCTCGTGACATCGACCTCGGGACTGAGACGGGCGTACTCTCGTACGTCATCGACGAGGCGTACCGTCAGGCCGGTGTCGTCGAAGACGACATCTCGACGCATACGCCCGAGAACTCGCCGACGATGACCGACGTCCATCGGATTCTCGCTGATGTCGCGGAAAACCCTGACGAGCACAACATCGCGGCGTCCGAATCTGCTCGCGAACGTGCTGCAGAGTACGCGGACGAATTGGCGATCGCATTCCAGCCCTTCCGTGAGGGCGGATCGTACGACAACCTCGCGGAACGCTCAGAAGTCAATATCCTCGAGGGTGACAACAAGGTCGTCTATATCGACCTCGGGCAGATCGAGGGGAGTGCGTCGGGAATCGACCGGCAGACGTTCCTGATGCAGTTGCTGTTGTCGACGGTCTACCAGCAGGCGAAGAAGACCGACCGCAACGTCGAACTCGCCATCGACGAGGCCCACTACCTCTTCGAAGACCAAGCGAATCTCGATTTCCTCGAAACGGCGTTCCGCCACCAGCGCCACGCCGGCCTCCGGATGGTCTTACTGTCGCAGACCGCCCAGGAGTTCTACGAGACCGACCAGGCCGAGAAGATCCTCGGCATGTGCCCGATCAAAGTCTTCCACAAACTGCCCGATCTGGACGACGAAACGGCCGACAAAATCGGGCTGACGCGCGAGCAGCGCCAGTACGTTCGTGGGGCGGATGCCGGGAAGGAGGATCTCGGCTACAGTCAGGCGCTCGTTTGCGTCGAGGAACACGGGACGTATCCGCTCCACGTCGTTGCGGACCCCTTCGAGAAACGCGTCATCGACTACGAACCAGCAGATAAGGAGTTCATCCAGCAAGCCATCAGCGATGAGTCTGAAGAACTGGTCGACTTCGAGGCGTTCGTGGAGAACGAGGCGCGGATGAATGCCCTCACCAGTCGCTACGATCTCTGCGAGGACGAGGCCACTCGCATTCTCGATGATGGATTCACCGAGGACGAGATCGTCGAGGCGGTGGTCGCAAACGCACGGCGGAACGGCACGGAGGAGACGTCCGCGCTCGCCGATGGCGGCGAGGACGCTAGTCAGTCCGAGGAGGAGGCGAGTGACGATGATTAA
- a CDS encoding pilin — protein MNNSPPDPASDATATESPSTDDQPTESSDSSHLKPTLTRVPPRVVSLAMGLAFLVVAVGPAAAQNQVGDVYCNTGVATGIDLVFGAVAGLGLPATGFYTGKAGLSYMRAGGNPEKKNDAKEKLVMSGIGFGIVVLALVSPELIDKVGSQMGFGFSDCVKPF, from the coding sequence ATGAACAATTCACCCCCTGACCCGGCGAGCGATGCAACGGCCACTGAATCGCCCTCCACCGACGACCAGCCGACCGAGTCCTCGGACAGCAGCCATCTCAAACCGACCCTCACCCGTGTTCCCCCGCGAGTTGTATCCCTCGCGATGGGGCTCGCGTTCCTCGTCGTCGCTGTCGGTCCAGCCGCTGCCCAGAATCAGGTCGGCGACGTGTACTGCAACACCGGCGTCGCGACCGGGATCGACCTTGTGTTCGGCGCGGTCGCTGGCCTCGGTCTTCCTGCAACCGGCTTCTACACTGGGAAAGCTGGTCTTTCATATATGCGCGCCGGCGGTAACCCTGAGAAGAAGAACGATGCCAAAGAAAAACTCGTCATGTCCGGTATCGGTTTTGGCATCGTCGTCCTTGCGCTCGTCTCGCCCGAACTCATCGACAAGGTCGGCAGCCAGATGGGCTTTGGCTTCTCGGACTGCGTGAAGCCTTTCTAA